The genomic stretch TCAGGGGAAACGGCAGTTCTTACGCTTTTAAATGTTGTCTAATCTGATTTTATTTAATGCAGTTGTCACCAAGGAAAATATGTTGAATCTTGACTGTTCTTAAGGTATGGAtgtcatattttaattaattgcatAAGTagccttttctgttcttttttttttctttcaaacttGCTACGTAGACTAACCCAATACACATTGTTTTAGATTACCATAAGTAGGCTATTCTTCAATGTTTTGTCTGGAACGTAgcattgttttatgttttgtcaAATCATCCCCAGCCACCGCCAATTCACTTAACCAGAACTCCCGAAGCCCCTTTCGCTGGTAATAGAAAACCCATTTGTGTCCATGCAAGTCACATTTCTCATCGTCTTCAATTGGTAGGCTTTAAGTTGTCTTCACATAGCCTATGTCCTGAAGGCTATCTAGCTGCATTTCGCAGTAGTTTACACGTTTCCATTtaatgatgatgacgatgagtATTGTTGTTACGACTTCTACaacgaataaataaacaaattaatagGATAATTAAAGGTACTTTTATTATGTTACCATTGACTTAAATTGACTCCGGCCAGCTACAATATTTTGATTAGGTGGTCGTCACCCAACATGTTGGTGATGTCTGTCTGGCTGAATCAAATGTGAATTTACCAATGTACATAATACATTAACGTGAAATTATGATAATGGCGATATTATATCAATGTTAGCTATTGCAGGTTTCTTTTATCCGGCTATTTGACTTAAATGTTATTCTTTAACGGCGTCTTGAATGAGTAGCCTGTCAAGTCACTGTAGTCGAGAGTGCGCCACTCCCATTGGCCACTCCACAGAAACAGCCTGGTGTGATTGGTTGAGGTCAATGCGACTCAATTAGCTTTACGTCCATACTCACTAGCCTAATGTACTTGTCTTGTACCATCGTCTTCCAATCTCTGGCAAGTTTGCTTACTATGATTATGATGACATAAGCTAATGTGAGCGTAGAGTGTGATAAAATACAATTTTCCGTCACATGACTGATTTTCAAAATGCTATATTCGTTGTTAGCGCATGGATGATCTTCTTGTGCCGTTTTACTCCTCACGATCGCAGCGATATTGACTCGACATTGCTGAGCGACATAAGTCTGCTGAGTCTTTTTCAGGAAGCTTATGATAAACATTTTCCCTAGTAACCAACTAGCCAGCTGTGTATCATTCATGCAGTTCATGTCAGGGATGAAGTTGTTGCTAGCTCCCCGCCCTCCTTCAAAGGTGTGACGTCATCAGGGTTACTTGAGATCATTCCCCCACAGAGTTCACAAGCAGACCATAGCCTCCAATCTCAAGAAGTGACCATTTGTCTTGTGTATGCGCATGCACCGTATACATGCATGTATGGTGTATACAGAACTACATACATACgcattgtatatttttattctttgagCTATAGTCTGGGTCAgtgtttttttgtacattttaaagctTCCCACCGACCAATTTAAAATAGCTGTGTTTCCGAGGTAAAGTTACGTTTCTTAAAAATAAACGatcttaaaataaattgttaaaataaaGGTTTCAATAGTACCATTTTTGttatttgataataataataataataataataataataataataataataataataacatcattaaaaataaaactaggCTATTCAGCCCAGAAATTGACCGATAATACCATATGTCCGATGTTAACCCTGGCCTTGGTCATTCACCTTGTCTTGGACGAGAcagcactctgacacactctcgCTTAGGCTGTTTTGGGGGCAGGCCTGCATAGCAAGGCGTCTAGGAAGCTTCTCATTGGCTGTGAGCGATCACCTCATCCAAAAACATTGCTTTACAAATCCATCCCGACTGCCATGCGTTTTTGTAGCTAAGAGGGAGGCGTGTAATGTACACCCGCATACATTTGACTTCAGTCCTTAATTAAACTGTTAAAATTATGAAGTAATGCTGACAATTTTCGTCGATAATTTCTTGCTTGACTCTTAATTAGTTCTGGGGTAACTACAGTAGCCGATCCATGTTCTCTAACGCCATATGATACGTAGCTGTCAACATGGATTGCACTTTGGAAGGTAAATACACTACATTATGAGCGTTTTCAGCGCACCTTACTTCAACTGTCTGTTAGTATCCTACTTACGAGTAAATAGAAACAATTTGCGGTCAAGTtcatgtgtttaaaaaaaaaaccggtATGAATgatgtgaatgtacagtaatgtaatgcaataatgaTTATTGCAGCACTGTACATGCTGTGCATAATGTCATAGATGCCATGTAATTTGATcgtattcattaatttattattttatttattcatttattttttcttccagTTCCAGTTTTCCTTCCAGTTGCAGTTCACATGAAAGTTGTTATTGCTCAGTCTAAAACAAATGAATTACTTGAAGAGTCGAAAATGTTTTGCAAGTAGGTGGTGATAAGATTGCGATGTAGGGCAGCTAAAAGTGGAAGTAGAAGGTGATTGCTTCTGCACCCCTGCTGTGTGAAAGGTATAAACCCAATTAAAGAGCCATCAGCTTGCTTATCACCTGCTCCACTGAAGGACGCAATTAATTGCTAATTGGATTACTGTCAGTGACTGGATTAAAGTGGTGCCATAGTGACTGCATAACTGACAAAGGTGGAAATTCCACATACATTTCTGAGCTGTTTGTAGTCAGTCAAACAAATATAATGCGTTGAGATGATTTGGTGATATTATGTGCAGAGTATTATTTGACTTCCGTAGTTGTGGATACTAATTGAAGGCTTCTGCTGTGCCCAGACATGCTGCAGCTCATCAACAACCAGGACATGGAGTTTGTCAACCTCTTTGACCCCCCTCAGTATGTTGGGAGTGCTTCGGCACATGAGCTCTCAGGCACCCCGCACGCCTGCCCTCCTCCCTCTAGCCTGTCGTCTGCCTCCTCGTCTTTCAGGGGGCCCAGCCATAGCCACAGCCCAGCGACTCACTTGGATGCTTTATTGGAAGATACCaccactcacactctccctccccctcaactGCACCAAGCCCCTGCCTTCGGGCAGCATCACCTCCCTCGAATGTTGACCCCTATGGCACGTCCAGCGCCCCTGCCCACTCAGGGTAACCTGGAGCCCAAACCCCCGGAGGCCCCCCGCCAGAGCAGTCCTGCAGGGATGGCCTTGGGGTTCAGCTCTCCCCCCCAGGCTGTTTCCCCGCTGCAGCAGCCAGAACAACTACAGCAGCTAAAGGCAGTCATGAGCTACTCCAGTCAGAACGGACACGCAGGTACAATATGATGTATGgtatttatactttttatttgaTCATTTATTGTATTGATTTTTGCCATAATTTAAGAATGGGCTGGTTTCACTGTTTATTTCCAGTGCATTTTATAACATGCTTGTATCGAGCCCACATTAAGTCCCTTTTCATTAAcataattgtttattttcctgAGTGATGAGTGTATCTCATGCGTTGCAGTAATCAAGAAACACAGACCGATTGTATTAGGTCAGTGTGACTGTGGTGGGTTGCTGGCAATGGGCCATGCTAATGGAATTTGCTAATCAGTTGTTCCCTGCCTCTTTGGGCACTGATGGCAGTGGAGACAGGTTCATTGTGTAGATTACCACTGGACCACTGGTTTCAGATGTTTGTCAGTGTTATTGATGACTGAAGGGACAGATAAGGAAAAGGCTCACAATCTGTTGAGCTTTACTTgtccttttctcagttttttatCAATAGTATGTCCCTGTATAAACAGCTGGCCTCTGTCCCTCTTCACTTTGAAGACTGTTGGCAGTATTCAATAGTTTTAATATTGACTCGTAAAAACAACTCTGTGGGACACTGATAAGTAATTGGGCTGTGAGGACATAGTACATGTAGGCATTAGCACTAGAAAAAGACAACCTTTCTTTATCAGCATGTGATCATGTCGGTGGTTCCAGTCTGTAATCAATGgctgttttctccatttttgATATTCATATTGATAAGTGCAGTCTTCAGATAAAGATAAAATTGCAACCTTCAGATCAGATAAAATAGATATAATGGCACTTGATGTATTTatgatcatttattttatttaaatgcctactttttttgtttcatattttttcattaaggCAGATCTGTTCAGTCATTTACAAGTCAGCCAGCCTCTCAACCACAAACCAATCCAGTGGTCGTCCAAACACAGGTTCACAGTCAGCCAACCCAACTGCTCTCGGCCTCATCATCAAACTCACCCACACAAACCAGCTCTCCTCATGTGCAACAAGTCCCTGTGAGTACACACATGTAGGCTAGGATGATACCGTTGCTAGTTTTGTGtggctaggtaagctgtttattcatatatttagcATGGTGCGGTATtaaaagaataagaataatttgAGAACCAAATTGGCCcgagtccttatctttgttctaCTGTTCTTTGttctgcagttgaaattgtacttccctctaggctCTTTCAGCGcgcttatccctggttatgggtattcactttgcactttgttgtacatcgctctggataagaagcgtctgccaaatgccattaatgtaatgtaatgtaatgtatgtcttTTGTCACCCAAAGCCATATATTGGCAATAATGAAGCGTGCATTTTATTGAGACACACTTTTTAGGGTGAAAATGTACCCTATGCCTTCATGCACACATTTCTCAACCGTATTAAGTGTTTGACAATGGCAGTGATCCATAGTCCATAGTCCCTGTCACTGATCCATAGTCTGATCCCTCTCTGATTGCAGGTGCTTCTTCAACCGCAGTTTTTCAAGGCAAGCTCTCTCCTGCTAACTGCTATGaagccagatgctggcgctatggTGAATTCTTCCTCTATCTCCACCTCTTCTGTCCAAACCAGCCCTATGCAGGTACTCACTTTCTTGAGCCAGGAGGAATGATGCTGTCTGATGCGCTTCTTATAGGGAACCGTAGCAGCAGTGAATTGATGAGGGGTGGGCAGCGTAGCGTGCTGGCTGTACATGACCATCTGAAATTAATAATTGCCAATGAAAAATTAACTATATTTCTAGCGTATTATTGTTTTGCTACTGTTCTTCTATTTCTAGAATCTTTAGCCTACTTATTATTCCTGGACTTCTTTCCTGGACATACCGCATACCATCATAAACTTTCATACACTGGTCAGGttgcttctgtttttctgagctACATGATTTTTTACTACTTAAACAATTAAGGCTTTTAAAAATGCTCTCCATTGACTTAGCATTGGGGGAATTCCGGGTGTGAGTGTACTGAGTGTACTTCAGAATTCTGTGCTGGCAGTTTAACAAGCTATTATGAAAAAATTGGGAGATTGATTGAAAACATATGCTAGACTATGGACAATTACGTTATTTACTTGCTCTCTATAATGGCTTGACTGTTTAAGTTGCACGCAAAATATCCCAAATGTCGgatcaataaaataattgataGTGTCAGAACTGTCAGAAGTACTGAGTGTCATCAATTCTCGATTGTTGAGCAATTTGGAGCCGGTTCATATGCAGAACCAGGTTTCGAACCCCATTGCTAATTATGACTAAGCAGTCCTGGTGACGCATCCATCTGCATGCTGGTTCAAAAAagagtttaaaaaagaaatggtaTTTTGTAGAAAGGCAGCTGTCTTTTGTAGAAAGGCAGCTGTGTGGACGGTGTAATAATCCGCCTCAGGTGCACCCTGTTTGGAGGTGCAGTCTTCCGTTCCTTGTGCCCtcactgatctctctctctctgtccctcaggcCCTGATGAGTGGCAGCACTTTCCTGACCGCTGTGCCGGTGGTGATGGATACCGAGAAGCTCCCAATCAACCGCATCGCCGTCAGTGGTAACCCCTCAGGGCTGACTAACAGGGGAGAGAAGCGCACTGCCCACAATGCCATAGAGAAACGCTACCGTTGCTCAATCAATGACAAGATCATTGAGCTCAAAGATCTGGTGGCTGGAACAGAGGCCAAGGTAAGATGCTCATCATGTTATTGTGTATccagtgtgctgtgtatgtcTCTGGATGGTCTGTGTAGCCGGTATGAAGAGGGCATAATGGATGGGATGTTGATGTTCCTCGTGCTGCTTTCTGCTTTCAGCTGAACAAGTCCTCAGTGTTGAGAAAAGCAGTGGACTACATCCGCTTTCTCCTGCAGTCCAATcagaagctgaagaaggagaacATCGCTTTGAGAATGGCAGCCCAAAAGAACAGTGAGATTTCCGTCACTCCTCCGGTACATTCCGTACACACCACAGCAGTCTGCCTCACACAGGGCCCCTGTCTTCCAGAGTCTCTGAAGGACCTGGTGGCCATGGATGAGGACAGTGCAGCGTGCGATGTGCTGCCGACACCCCCGCCCTCCAACGCCAGTTCCCCTCTACTCAACAGCACTTTCTCACACTTCAGCAGCGACTCTGAGCCCAACAGCCCCGCTGGGGAAGAGACCAGGGTACATTCACACTCATTGCATGTACGTCAGTATGTGTGGGCAGTGTAAGGCTTCATGAACCCAAAAGTAGGTTTTCTTTATTCACTGATGAGTACTGTTTTGCTTTCGAGAATAATATATTTTGATTGGTAGTACAGGTCTACCCATTATAGGGTATTTGCAGCCTTGCTCTATCTATGCAGTTATCATTATAAAATTAAACCCTGGTGCATCTTTCTTTAGGAGAGCCTTTAgtagtgtgcttgtgtgtgggtaGTCTGTACTCCTCAGCAGTGTCCCTCcttatttgtgttgttttgtcttGGTCTGCAGTCACTGTGGAAGTCAGAAGAGTCCTCCCCCAGCAGAGCGGGCATGCAGGACCGTTCCCGCCTGGTACTGTGCACCTtcaccttcctcttcctctctctcaaccCCCTGTCAGCCCTGATGAACAGCGcaacgtctggcactgcagccATGGGCAccgcagggcatgctgggataggccgtAGCATGCTGGGTCTGCAAACTGCAGGTACTGTCAATGTCATAACTGCATGCAGGTTTCATTATTAATCAcgtttacatgtgtgttttatgtttgaAGTACATGCTTTTAAGCACAGAAATGGTTATGAAAATCATTCGAAGCAATATTGTTCTTAGATTCTGTTTATATACACAGTTTATAAGTGATCTTTCCCATAGACAAAACAACAGTTTGGACTTgaatctcatattcattgttccaTTTCATACAATGTtctggagtatagagccaaaaaaactgaaattgcgccactgtccaaatatttactgactgcactgtgcTACTGTAGTTAACAATTAATCACTGATGATGCACtcactttgtttattttaatctgTGAAATGGTGCATCTGTATTGAAGCCAGCCCAGGGGAGTCCACAGGCTTGCTGAAGTGGGTTTGGCCCACCCTCATGCTCTGGTTGCTGAACGGACTGCTGACAGCAGGGGTTCTGATCTGGCTGCTAGTTTACGGGGAACCAGTGACCAGACCTCACTCTGGCTCCTCAGTCCTGTTCTGGAGGCACCGAAAGCAGGCTGACCTGGACCTGGCCAGGGTGAGACCAATAGAGAACCTCCCTGAACCATGCTGAGCCAACCACACTTTATGGCTGATGTTTCTGTACCATGCTGAGCCAACCACCCTTTATGGCTGATGTTTCTGTACCATGCTGAGCCAACCACACTTTATGGCTGATGTTTCTGTACCATGCTGAGCCAACCACACTTTATGGCTGACGTTTCTGTAGCAACCAGGAGAAGAGTGAGCAAACCCCTGTGGACCAGCCTAGTGCTGTAATCACCAGCCAGCAGCATTTTAGATGTAGAGTTAGGTGCAATGTGTGTTGTCAGTTAGGCAGGAGTGTCACTGCTGGGAGAATAGTGGGACGAACTACCCAGGGCCCCTAGGTGGAGGGAGCCCTCAAGAGATGGGAATGGGGCCACAAAGACTGCATTAGCGTAGGGCCCAGAAATTCATGGAAGACACCTGGTTAGAGGTGAGGGCGTCTGATGTGGACCCTTGGTTCCTTCTCTTCCCCAGGGAGACTTTGCTCAGGCTGCTCAGAACCTGCGGACGTGCCTGAAGGCGCTGGGTCGTCCCCTGCCCACCTCTCAGATGGACCTGGCCTGCGCTGGGCTGTGGGCCGGGGTGAGGCTGTGCCTGCAGAGCGTGTGGGTGGGGCGCTGGCTGGCGGGGAGGGCCGGGGGGCTTCGCTCGGACCGCTCGCTGCGGGAAGACGCCCGCAAGAGCAGCTACGACGCTGCCCTCGTCTACCACCGCCTGCACCAGCTGCACATGACAGGTAGGGGGGGGAGACATCGGCATTTCAGCTGGCCCTCCACGTATTTGCTtcaaccatgcactacaccacctggtTTCAATAatgagcttattatctgaaccaaacGGGTAAACTATTTGGTGAAATTGTGTGGTGTAGTGCGGTGtaggagcaaatgcctgcagataCTGCTTCCTGCATGACGTGTGGTTGAGTCGCGCTGCTCTACATCTCTAGGGAAAATATGAATCTGCTCACAAGCTACGTAAGTGGTTTAATAGCTTCTAGCTAgaaatatgttatgttattaagCAAATAAGGCCGAGTAGAAAAGTCAGGTTTCATTCCAGTAATGTTGTTTTTGGCTCCCAAACATGTGGATTGAGCTGAATGTACTCTGTGAACCCTGCTCTTTGCTTGTGTTTGCATGATGTCACCTGTGGTGTGCAGTGGCTGTGGGAGTGGCTGGACTCtggttttttctctctctggcaCAGGAAAGCTGGGCGGCAGCACCCTGTCAGCGGTGCACATGGCCCTGAGCGCAGTAAACCTGGCCGAATGCGCGGgccgctgtctgtctgtggccGCGCTGGCTGAGATTTACGTGTTGGCTGCCCTGAGGGTCAAGGCCAGTCTGCCCCGAGCCCTGCACTTCACCTCGGTAAGTATTGGCTCAGTGTGACCCTGTCTGCCCTCATATTTACAGACTTATCGAAAGTAGCACTCCCTGTGTTGCTATTTCTGTGCTGCCCTCTTGTTGTTGACCTCCTCTCTCAGTATGGGAAAGTGCAGACAAGTACGCTGTCCTTGGAAATGAACTGTGTCCGACTGCTACTTCACTTCCCTCAGCAGCCCACAGTTAAGCTCAGGCAATGAGTCAGAACTGGCTATAAACGTATGCAGTTttatgcaaaagtattgggacagttgttttggctctgcactccagcacattggattggaaataaaacaatgaagagCAGACAGCTTTATTGTGATTCCACTTACATACAACGAgatccatatgtatttggacagtggtacaatttctctaCTGATAGAGCTGAGTGAGTGCTGGTATGGTCCGCAATAATACCTGACCATAGGGTTCATTcccacactggaacagtgccctAACATGATGGGCTATGGAGCAGCCCAGTGTGTACGCGCTTTAGTGCTGATAAATCCCCCTTTACGTGTGGCAGTGTGCGGGCTGTGATGtcatgcgcttgtgtgtgtgcagcgggTTTTCCTGAGCAGCGCGCGGCAGGCCTCGCTCTCCCTGAACGGCGGCGTCCCTCCCACCATGCAGTGGCTCTGCCATCCCCTGGGC from Conger conger chromosome 2, fConCon1.1, whole genome shotgun sequence encodes the following:
- the LOC133119336 gene encoding sterol regulatory element-binding protein 1-like isoform X8; its protein translation is MISVQSFTSQPASQPQTNPVVVQTQVHSQPTQLLSASSSNSPTQTSSPHVQQVPVLLQPQFFKASSLLLTAMKPDAGAMVNSSSISTSSVQTSPMQALMSGSTFLTAVPVVMDTEKLPINRIAVSGNPSGLTNRGEKRTAHNAIEKRYRCSINDKIIELKDLVAGTEAKLNKSSVLRKAVDYIRFLLQSNQKLKKENIALRMAAQKNKSLKDLVAMDEDSAACDVLPTPPPSNASSPLLNSTFSHFSSDSEPNSPAGEETRVHSHSLHSLWKSEESSPSRAGMQDRSRLVLCTFTFLFLSLNPLSALMNSATSGTAAMGTAGHAGIGRSMLGLQTAASPGESTGLLKWVWPTLMLWLLNGLLTAGVLIWLLVYGEPVTRPHSGSSVLFWRHRKQADLDLARGDFAQAAQNLRTCLKALGRPLPTSQMDLACAGLWAGVRLCLQSVWVGRWLAGRAGGLRSDRSLREDARKSSYDAALVYHRLHQLHMTGKLGGSTLSAVHMALSAVNLAECAGRCLSVAALAEIYVLAALRVKASLPRALHFTSRVFLSSARQASLSLNGGVPPTMQWLCHPLGHRFFVDGLWTLHSCPKDSIYSQAGNAVDPLAQVAQAFREHLLEKALYCMAQPQRHETLSEAEGKYADSLEYLQLLSSSSEEAGAKVQTFAIGTNMATITGCDLHSKWWSSVLVVMVSWLQGDTATAERLYPAVEQLPRSLLTAENPLPRAALDTFRAVRTLLAKPEHYQPTLSYIDRASALVKDSLSLVSSSHCSNIDKVLLVLLCDLLLASRSSVWQQQSSGPGGALPASPQQLCGFQQDLRSLRKLAQNYRPATHRLFLHEATARLMAGASPARTQQLLHRTLRHRPTPITHAEGSEARPGQEQREQEAMLACRFLPSSFLSAPGWRIENTGSQHSLHDCQQMIAKLGGGTTVTPN
- the LOC133119336 gene encoding sterol regulatory element-binding protein 1-like isoform X7, which codes for MKPDAGAMALMSGSTFLTAVPVVMDTEKLPINRIAVSGNPSGLTNRGEKRTAHNAIEKRYRCSINDKIIELKDLVAGTEAKLNKSSVLRKAVDYIRFLLQSNQKLKKENIALRMAAQKNKSLKDLVAMDEDSAACDVLPTPPPSNASSPLLNSTFSHFSSDSEPNSPAGEETRVHSHSLHSLWKSEESSPSRAGMQDRSRLVLCTFTFLFLSLNPLSALMNSATSGTAAMGTAGHAGIGRSMLGLQTAASPGESTGLLKWVWPTLMLWLLNGLLTAGVLIWLLVYGEPVTRPHSGSSVLFWRHRKQADLDLARGDFAQAAQNLRTCLKALGRPLPTSQMDLACAGLWAGVRLCLQSVWVGRWLAGRAGGLRSDRSLREDARKSSYDAALVYHRLHQLHMTGKLGGSTLSAVHMALSAVNLAECAGRCLSVAALAEIYVLAALRVKASLPRALHFTSRVFLSSARQASLSLNGGVPPTMQWLCHPLGHRFFVDGLWTLHSCPKDSIYSQAGNAVDPLAQVAQAFREHLLEKALYCMAQPQRHETLSEAEGKYADSLEYLQLLSSSSEEAGAKVQTFAIGTNMATITGCDLHSKWWSSVLVVMVSWLQGDTATAERLYPAVEQLPRSLLTAENPLPRAALDTFRAVRTLLAKPEHYQPTLSYIDRASALVKDSLSLVSSSHCSNIDKVLLVLLCDLLLASRSSVWQQQSSGPGGALPASPQQLCGFQQDLRSLRKLAQNYRPATHRLFLHEATARLMAGASPARTQQLLHRTLRHRPTPITHAEGSEARPGQEQREQEAMLACRFLPSSFLSAPGWRIENTGSQHSLHDCQQMIAKLGGGTTVTPN
- the LOC133119336 gene encoding sterol regulatory element-binding protein 1-like isoform X6 codes for the protein MKPDAGAMVNSSSISTSSVQTSPMQALMSGSTFLTAVPVVMDTEKLPINRIAVSGNPSGLTNRGEKRTAHNAIEKRYRCSINDKIIELKDLVAGTEAKLNKSSVLRKAVDYIRFLLQSNQKLKKENIALRMAAQKNKSLKDLVAMDEDSAACDVLPTPPPSNASSPLLNSTFSHFSSDSEPNSPAGEETRVHSHSLHSLWKSEESSPSRAGMQDRSRLVLCTFTFLFLSLNPLSALMNSATSGTAAMGTAGHAGIGRSMLGLQTAASPGESTGLLKWVWPTLMLWLLNGLLTAGVLIWLLVYGEPVTRPHSGSSVLFWRHRKQADLDLARGDFAQAAQNLRTCLKALGRPLPTSQMDLACAGLWAGVRLCLQSVWVGRWLAGRAGGLRSDRSLREDARKSSYDAALVYHRLHQLHMTGKLGGSTLSAVHMALSAVNLAECAGRCLSVAALAEIYVLAALRVKASLPRALHFTSRVFLSSARQASLSLNGGVPPTMQWLCHPLGHRFFVDGLWTLHSCPKDSIYSQAGNAVDPLAQVAQAFREHLLEKALYCMAQPQRHETLSEAEGKYADSLEYLQLLSSSSEEAGAKVQTFAIGTNMATITGCDLHSKWWSSVLVVMVSWLQGDTATAERLYPAVEQLPRSLLTAENPLPRAALDTFRAVRTLLAKPEHYQPTLSYIDRASALVKDSLSLVSSSHCSNIDKVLLVLLCDLLLASRSSVWQQQSSGPGGALPASPQQLCGFQQDLRSLRKLAQNYRPATHRLFLHEATARLMAGASPARTQQLLHRTLRHRPTPITHAEGSEARPGQEQREQEAMLACRFLPSSFLSAPGWRIENTGSQHSLHDCQQMIAKLGGGTTVTPN